A genomic segment from Segniliparus rotundus DSM 44985 encodes:
- a CDS encoding LLM class F420-dependent oxidoreductase → MRIGTIVNYAGGFVEVADEIAELEKVGLDIVFVPEAYSFDAASQLGYLAAKTSTVTLASGVFQLYTRTPTLIAMTAAGLDYVSGGRFVLGLGASGPQVIEGFHGVKYDAPLGRTRETVEICRKVWKRERLEYEGKHFTVPLPPEKGTGLGKALKLINHPVRDRIPVVIAALGAKNVALTAEIAEGWQPIFFMPEKAGDVWGAALAEGKAKRAPELGELDVFAGPALAIGENVEHLFAFVKPMLALYIGGMGAKGKNFYHGLATTYGFGKQADAIQDLYLAGKKQEAVEAVPDELVRSISLIGPKSFVAERVAAFKEAGVTTLNVNPLAENTAGRVQQVETLAGLL, encoded by the coding sequence ATGCGTATTGGGACGATAGTCAACTATGCCGGTGGGTTTGTCGAGGTCGCGGATGAGATCGCGGAATTGGAGAAGGTCGGTCTCGACATCGTCTTCGTCCCAGAGGCCTACTCGTTCGACGCCGCCAGCCAACTGGGCTACTTGGCGGCCAAGACGTCCACCGTCACGCTCGCCTCGGGGGTTTTTCAGCTCTACACCCGGACCCCGACGCTCATCGCTATGACCGCGGCTGGGCTGGACTACGTGTCGGGCGGGCGTTTCGTCCTTGGCCTCGGAGCCTCCGGGCCGCAGGTCATCGAAGGCTTCCATGGTGTGAAGTACGACGCGCCCCTCGGCCGCACCCGCGAGACCGTCGAGATCTGCCGGAAGGTCTGGAAGCGTGAGCGCCTCGAATACGAGGGCAAACACTTCACGGTGCCGTTGCCGCCGGAAAAAGGCACAGGTCTCGGCAAGGCCTTGAAGCTCATCAACCACCCTGTCCGCGACCGGATCCCCGTGGTGATCGCCGCCCTCGGCGCGAAGAATGTGGCCCTGACCGCGGAGATCGCCGAAGGCTGGCAGCCCATCTTCTTCATGCCGGAGAAAGCGGGCGACGTGTGGGGGGCGGCGCTCGCCGAGGGCAAGGCAAAACGCGCCCCGGAGCTGGGGGAGCTCGACGTGTTCGCGGGCCCTGCCCTCGCCATCGGCGAGAATGTGGAGCATTTGTTCGCGTTCGTCAAACCCATGCTCGCCCTGTACATCGGCGGCATGGGCGCCAAGGGCAAGAACTTCTACCACGGCTTGGCGACCACATACGGCTTTGGCAAGCAGGCCGACGCCATTCAAGACCTGTACCTCGCGGGGAAAAAACAAGAGGCGGTCGAAGCCGTGCCCGACGAGCTGGTGCGGAGCATCTCGCTCATCGGCCCGAAGAGTTTCGTCGCCGAACGCGTCGCGGCGTTCAAAGAAGCCGGAGTGACCACGCTCAATGTGAACCCCTTGGCGGAGAACACGGCGGGGCGGGTCCAGCAGGTCGAGACTTTGGCCGGACTCCTCTGA
- a CDS encoding ATP-dependent 6-phosphofructokinase produces the protein MKRIGVLTGGGDCPGLNAVIRAVVRTSVGRYRSTVVGFRDGWRGLLEDRRTKLDDLDKIDRILTRGGTILGTARVNPDKLRAGLDRIKQTLDDNGVDVLIPIGGEGTLTAASWLSESGVPVVGVPKTIDNDIDCTDVTFGFDTALAIATDAIDRLHTTAESHQRVMLVEVMGRHAGWIALHAGLASGAHLTLIPEVPFDVDEVCAMIKKRFQRGDAHFIVVVAEGAAPDPRSMTLAEGGVDEFGHKIFTGVSQQLGREIEKRIGKEVRVTVLGHVQRGGTPTPFDRVLATRYGVHAAEAAHNGGEGNMVALHGTKIELVPLSEATKQLKRVPSERYEEARAFFG, from the coding sequence GTGAAACGGATCGGCGTTTTGACTGGCGGCGGAGACTGCCCGGGCTTGAATGCGGTTATCCGCGCTGTGGTGCGCACTTCTGTCGGCCGCTACCGCAGCACCGTCGTCGGTTTCCGCGACGGATGGCGGGGCCTTTTGGAGGACCGGCGCACCAAGCTCGACGACCTCGACAAAATTGACCGGATTTTGACGCGCGGCGGCACCATCCTCGGCACCGCGCGGGTGAACCCGGACAAGTTGCGCGCGGGTCTGGACCGGATCAAGCAGACCCTCGACGACAACGGGGTCGACGTGCTCATCCCCATCGGCGGCGAGGGCACGTTGACGGCGGCGAGCTGGTTGTCGGAATCCGGCGTCCCCGTGGTCGGCGTGCCGAAGACCATTGACAACGACATCGACTGCACGGATGTCACGTTCGGCTTCGACACCGCGTTGGCCATTGCGACAGATGCGATCGACCGGCTGCACACCACTGCCGAGTCCCATCAGCGGGTGATGCTCGTGGAGGTCATGGGCCGCCACGCGGGGTGGATCGCGCTGCACGCCGGACTGGCCTCGGGCGCGCATCTCACCCTCATCCCCGAGGTGCCGTTCGACGTGGACGAGGTCTGCGCCATGATTAAGAAGCGTTTCCAGCGCGGCGACGCGCATTTCATCGTGGTGGTGGCGGAAGGAGCCGCTCCGGACCCTCGGTCGATGACGCTGGCCGAGGGCGGCGTCGACGAGTTCGGGCACAAGATTTTCACCGGTGTGTCGCAGCAGCTCGGCCGGGAGATCGAGAAACGGATCGGCAAAGAGGTTCGCGTGACTGTTCTCGGGCATGTGCAGCGCGGTGGAACGCCGACGCCGTTCGACCGGGTGCTCGCGACTCGGTACGGCGTGCACGCCGCCGAAGCGGCGCACAATGGCGGCGAAGGCAACATGGTGGCTCTGCACGGCACGAAGATCGAGCTGGTCCCGTTGTCCGAGGCCACCAAACAGCTCAAACGGGTTCCGTCGGAGCGTTACGAAGAAGCCAGGGCTTTCTTCGGCTAG
- the ggh gene encoding glucosylglycerate hydrolase, with product MIRRGFSPTQLAARAAYLLKGNDLGAMTTAAPKLYPHMWSWDAAIVAAGLASLSVERAVRELDTLLSAQWSTGMIPHIVFAPAATGYFPGPERWETARLAASAPKKPETSGITQPPVHVIAVQRILDHSRRRGKTVRGVAEEFLNRRWPDLMRWHRWLATARDQGQHGLITLYHGWESGMDNSPRWDAAYENVVPGRMPGYVREDISVVGDPGQRPTNAEYDRYLWLVEQMKSVGYDDEKLPAVMGFQVQDVFFSAIFAMACEMLAYIGEDHAKPHADVRELRAWAELFRSGVASTAHHRSGAASDFDLIAGQRIPTDTLAMFAPLICGGLDRPREMALARLFEGSRWCGHPDLLYALPPSTSPVSKQYRPKEYWRGPVWPVITWIFSFAFARRGWPERAAQLKDEALRLVADGKFAEYYEPHTGEALGSMQQSWTAAAVLDWLG from the coding sequence GTGATCCGCCGCGGCTTCTCCCCGACCCAGCTCGCCGCACGAGCCGCGTACTTGCTCAAAGGGAACGACCTCGGCGCCATGACCACGGCCGCGCCCAAGCTCTACCCGCACATGTGGAGCTGGGACGCCGCGATCGTGGCGGCGGGACTCGCCTCGCTCAGCGTCGAGCGCGCCGTGCGGGAGCTGGACACACTCCTCTCGGCGCAATGGTCCACAGGGATGATCCCGCATATCGTTTTCGCCCCAGCAGCCACCGGCTACTTCCCCGGCCCCGAGCGCTGGGAGACCGCGAGGCTGGCGGCCTCGGCCCCGAAAAAACCAGAGACCTCCGGGATCACCCAGCCCCCGGTGCACGTCATCGCCGTCCAGCGCATCCTCGACCACTCCCGCCGAAGGGGCAAGACGGTGCGCGGCGTCGCTGAGGAATTCCTCAACCGCCGCTGGCCGGACCTCATGCGCTGGCACCGATGGCTCGCCACCGCCAGGGACCAAGGGCAACACGGCCTCATCACGCTCTACCACGGCTGGGAATCGGGCATGGACAACTCCCCGCGCTGGGACGCGGCCTACGAGAACGTCGTGCCCGGCCGGATGCCCGGATATGTGCGCGAGGACATTTCCGTGGTCGGCGACCCCGGCCAGCGTCCGACGAACGCCGAATACGACCGATACCTGTGGCTGGTCGAGCAGATGAAGTCGGTCGGCTACGACGACGAGAAGCTGCCCGCCGTCATGGGCTTCCAGGTGCAAGACGTGTTTTTCTCCGCGATTTTCGCCATGGCCTGCGAGATGCTGGCGTATATCGGCGAGGACCACGCCAAACCCCACGCGGACGTGCGGGAGCTGCGCGCGTGGGCGGAGCTGTTCCGCTCCGGAGTGGCCTCCACGGCGCACCACCGCTCCGGCGCGGCCAGCGACTTCGACCTCATCGCGGGGCAACGGATTCCCACCGACACCTTGGCCATGTTCGCGCCGCTGATCTGCGGCGGTTTGGACCGGCCAAGGGAGATGGCCCTCGCCCGGCTTTTCGAAGGCTCACGTTGGTGCGGACATCCTGACCTGCTCTACGCTCTGCCGCCGTCCACCTCGCCAGTGTCGAAGCAGTACCGGCCCAAGGAGTACTGGCGAGGACCGGTGTGGCCGGTCATCACCTGGATTTTCTCGTTCGCCTTCGCGCGCAGGGGCTGGCCCGAACGCGCGGCGCAGCTCAAAGACGAGGCACTGCGCCTGGTGGCCGACGGGAAATTCGCCGAATACTACGAGCCGCACACGGGCGAGGCGCTCGGCAGCATGCAACAGTCTTGGACGGCCGCGGCAGTGCTGGACTGGCTGGGCTGA
- the gatB gene encoding Asp-tRNA(Asn)/Glu-tRNA(Gln) amidotransferase subunit GatB, which produces MTTAAADVLDYDEVLERFDPVLGLEVHVELNTATKMFCGCRVVFGAPPNTQVCPTCLGLPGALPSLNEKALESAVRIGLALGCAIRPWGRFARKNYFYPDMPKNYQISQYDEPIAENGALEVTLEDGTAVTVEIERAHMEEDTGKLTHIGSSDGRIGGADQSLVDFNRAGTPLIEIVTKPIVGTGARAPEVARAYVTALRELLGALGVSDVRMEQGSLRCDANVSLMAKGAQEFGTRTETKNVNSLRSVETAVRHEMRRQAAVLVNGGEILQETRHYQDDGTTKPGRIKETAADYRYFPEPDLVPVAPDPAWVQSLRATLPEPPARRRARLQAEWGFSDEVMRDVVNAGAVELIIESVEAGAGADAARGVWLSQLSRVANERGVALADLPITPAQVAKTLALVASGELTSKMAAQVIDGVLAGEGEPDAVVAQRGLKVVRDDGALQAAVDAALAQFPSEADAIREGRQQAIGPVMGAVMKAMKGQADGKAVRALILKSCGQG; this is translated from the coding sequence ATGACCACTGCTGCCGCTGATGTGTTGGACTATGACGAGGTCTTGGAGCGTTTCGACCCGGTGTTGGGCTTGGAAGTCCATGTGGAGCTCAACACCGCCACGAAGATGTTCTGCGGTTGCCGGGTGGTTTTCGGGGCGCCGCCGAACACCCAGGTCTGTCCGACGTGCCTCGGATTGCCGGGCGCGTTGCCCTCGCTCAACGAGAAGGCGCTCGAGTCGGCGGTGCGCATCGGGCTCGCCCTGGGTTGCGCGATCCGCCCTTGGGGGCGTTTCGCCCGGAAGAACTACTTCTACCCGGACATGCCGAAGAACTACCAGATCTCCCAGTACGACGAGCCGATCGCCGAGAACGGCGCGCTTGAGGTGACCTTGGAGGACGGGACTGCGGTCACCGTCGAGATCGAACGCGCGCATATGGAGGAGGACACCGGCAAGCTCACGCACATCGGCAGCTCGGACGGCCGCATTGGCGGGGCGGACCAGTCGCTCGTGGACTTCAACCGGGCGGGCACTCCGTTGATCGAGATCGTCACCAAGCCCATTGTCGGCACGGGCGCCCGTGCCCCGGAAGTCGCGAGGGCCTACGTCACGGCGTTGCGGGAGCTGCTCGGCGCGCTCGGGGTCTCGGATGTGCGCATGGAGCAAGGATCGTTGCGTTGCGACGCGAACGTCTCGCTCATGGCCAAGGGCGCGCAAGAGTTCGGGACGCGCACCGAGACGAAGAACGTGAACTCCTTGCGCAGCGTGGAGACCGCTGTTCGCCACGAGATGCGCAGGCAAGCGGCAGTGCTCGTCAACGGCGGCGAGATTTTGCAGGAGACCAGGCACTACCAGGACGACGGGACGACCAAGCCGGGACGGATCAAAGAGACCGCCGCGGATTACCGCTATTTCCCCGAGCCTGATCTTGTGCCGGTGGCCCCGGACCCGGCTTGGGTGCAGAGTTTGCGCGCGACCCTGCCGGAGCCTCCTGCGCGGCGCCGGGCGCGGTTGCAGGCCGAATGGGGCTTCAGCGACGAGGTGATGCGGGATGTGGTGAACGCGGGCGCTGTGGAGCTCATCATCGAAAGCGTCGAGGCGGGCGCGGGTGCGGACGCGGCGCGGGGAGTGTGGCTCTCCCAGCTCTCCCGTGTCGCGAACGAGCGAGGGGTGGCGCTCGCCGACCTGCCGATCACCCCGGCCCAGGTGGCGAAGACGCTCGCGCTTGTCGCCTCTGGAGAGCTCACCAGCAAAATGGCGGCGCAAGTGATCGACGGGGTGCTCGCAGGGGAGGGCGAGCCCGATGCGGTCGTCGCGCAGCGGGGTTTGAAGGTCGTGCGCGACGACGGCGCGCTCCAGGCCGCCGTTGACGCGGCGCTCGCGCAGTTCCCGTCCGAGGCCGACGCGATCCGTGAAGGCAGGCAGCAGGCGATCGGCCCGGTCATGGGCGCGGTGATGAAGGCGATGAAAGGACAGGCGGACGGCAAAGCTGTTCGCGCCTTGATCCTGAAGTCCTGCGGGCAGGGGTAG
- a CDS encoding DUF4442 domain-containing protein encodes MERLAAADEAALVEFGATGIAFVERSGLRVLIAQRGKARCWMPYEGNENHIGAMYAGALVTLAELPGGLLYLTSFDTRSSSPSSKR; translated from the coding sequence TTGGAAAGGCTGGCGGCTGCGGACGAGGCGGCATTGGTCGAGTTCGGCGCGACGGGCATCGCGTTTGTCGAGCGCAGCGGATTGCGGGTCCTCATCGCGCAACGCGGCAAAGCGCGCTGCTGGATGCCGTACGAGGGGAATGAGAACCACATCGGCGCCATGTACGCGGGGGCGTTGGTCACGTTGGCCGAGCTTCCCGGCGGTCTACTGTATTTGACCTCGTTCGACACGCGCAGTTCTTCCCCATCGTCAAAGAGATGA